In Nocardioides dokdonensis FR1436, the following are encoded in one genomic region:
- a CDS encoding DUF6884 domain-containing protein — protein sequence MADWTPLRSLLAPVTDSVTLRWDDLEALVGGLPRSAYDHSAFWKGARSGWPGFSTANVRIGESVTFVRSGAPPAPTRLPLARPIARTDASASADVILIGCVKRKLSTAASAKDLYVSPLFRKGRAYAELAGVPWFILSAQHGLVAPDDELEPYDLRLSATSREYRREWGARVVGTLRESLGSLDGLTVEVHAGSAYADAIREGLRSEGAEVVEPLAGLALGPRLSWYGRPSAPESTSAGLRPDVEELIARLLRAGGAISPDDFLATGAALFRSPGLYSWWVDSGGAADLSTGLQQPVEPGLIYAGLAGATRSGGRKSKNTLWGRIKTMHLGGRHEFSTFRLSLGSVLAESRGDQEIDEPG from the coding sequence ATGGCCGACTGGACCCCGCTGCGATCTCTGCTTGCACCTGTCACTGACTCGGTCACCCTGCGGTGGGACGACCTCGAGGCACTGGTGGGCGGGCTCCCTCGCTCCGCGTACGACCACAGCGCGTTCTGGAAGGGCGCACGAAGCGGCTGGCCCGGGTTCTCGACCGCCAACGTGCGGATCGGAGAATCCGTGACGTTCGTCCGCAGCGGCGCGCCGCCGGCTCCAACCCGTCTGCCACTCGCCCGTCCGATAGCCCGAACGGACGCATCGGCATCGGCCGACGTCATCTTGATCGGCTGCGTGAAGCGGAAGCTATCAACCGCGGCGTCCGCGAAGGACCTGTACGTGTCACCTCTCTTTCGAAAGGGACGGGCCTACGCCGAGCTCGCGGGGGTTCCCTGGTTCATCCTCTCCGCCCAGCACGGACTCGTCGCACCCGACGACGAGCTCGAGCCGTACGACCTCCGACTGAGTGCGACCTCCCGCGAGTACCGCCGAGAATGGGGAGCGCGGGTCGTCGGCACCCTGCGCGAGTCTCTGGGGTCACTCGATGGTCTGACTGTCGAAGTCCACGCCGGTTCGGCATACGCCGACGCCATCCGCGAGGGGTTGCGGTCGGAGGGCGCAGAGGTTGTCGAGCCCCTTGCCGGTCTGGCACTCGGGCCACGGCTTTCTTGGTACGGCCGCCCGAGCGCGCCCGAATCCACATCCGCGGGTCTACGACCCGACGTCGAGGAGCTGATCGCCCGACTATTGCGGGCTGGCGGGGCGATCTCGCCCGACGATTTTCTGGCCACCGGCGCCGCGTTGTTCCGCTCCCCCGGCTTGTACAGCTGGTGGGTGGATAGCGGGGGCGCTGCCGACCTGTCGACCGGCCTTCAACAGCCGGTTGAACCTGGCCTCATCTACGCCGGGCTGGCGGGCGCAACGCGGTCCGGTGGCAGGAAGTCGAAGAACACGCTGTGGGGCCGCATCAAGACGATGCACCTCGGCGGGCGTCACGAGTTTTCGACTTTTCGACTCAGCCTCGGGTCCGTCCTCGCTGAATCGCGAGGCGATCAAGAGATCGACGAGCCAGGCTGA
- a CDS encoding helix-turn-helix domain-containing protein encodes MSEPWLSADDIAAHLGVTKDTVYAWISDKAMPAHKVGRLWKFQASEVDAWVRTGGAAAPDESGPSR; translated from the coding sequence ATGTCCGAACCTTGGTTGTCAGCCGACGACATCGCCGCCCACTTGGGCGTCACGAAGGACACCGTCTACGCGTGGATCTCCGACAAGGCGATGCCCGCCCACAAGGTCGGCCGCCTCTGGAAGTTCCAGGCCAGCGAAGTTGACGCATGGGTCCGAACGGGCGGGGCGGCTGCTCCCGACGAATCAGGTCCGTCCCGGTAG
- a CDS encoding DUF1819 family protein, translating into MVTATPSESRYALSFTTGALLAREGSLLAPVYVEVRNWEKVRDRAVEDNLLQARTHRTGVRLVRETVKRLSVLTDREVELMDELTAPERGHLMWVAACRRYGLIGEFAEEVVRERFLLLASTLRYEDFDGFVRSKALWHDELATIKDSTMQKLRSNVFKMLVEAELLSESCQIIPAVLSDRIAALLSDRAPSDMRFFPTRSAA; encoded by the coding sequence ATGGTGACGGCCACGCCAAGCGAGTCGCGCTACGCGCTGTCGTTCACGACGGGTGCTCTCCTCGCGCGCGAAGGGTCATTGCTCGCACCCGTCTACGTCGAGGTCCGCAACTGGGAGAAGGTCCGCGACCGAGCGGTGGAGGACAACCTCCTCCAGGCGCGCACGCATCGGACGGGCGTACGCCTGGTACGCGAGACGGTGAAGCGGCTCTCGGTGCTCACCGATCGGGAGGTCGAGCTCATGGACGAACTGACGGCCCCTGAGCGTGGCCACCTCATGTGGGTGGCCGCCTGTCGACGCTACGGCCTCATCGGAGAGTTCGCCGAGGAAGTTGTCCGCGAGCGGTTTCTCCTCCTCGCCTCCACGCTGCGATACGAGGACTTCGACGGCTTCGTGCGGAGTAAGGCCCTGTGGCATGACGAGTTGGCCACGATCAAGGACTCAACGATGCAGAAACTTCGCTCGAACGTGTTCAAGATGCTGGTGGAGGCGGAGTTGTTGTCCGAGAGCTGCCAGATCATCCCCGCCGTCCTGTCGGACCGGATCGCTGCACTGCTTAGCGACCGTGCCCCCAGCGACATGCGCTTCTTCCCGACGAGGAGTGCTGCCTGA
- a CDS encoding DUF1788 domain-containing protein, whose translation MQTADLNEQEAHLLAVLSGKRFLQMEGLSNEVPFFIYPYAPEASLAVAQAKKRIKTKLSTQHGITVREVNLYDLSVEILKERGVWERVLTVEPGQDKEDFRELLQGMLDPQLHIAPAIRAKIEDDAFDIFFLTGIGEVFPYIRSHNVLNNLQSVVTGKPMLMFFPGRYEQSDTLGSSLVLFGRLKDDQYYRAKNILEQEA comes from the coding sequence ATGCAGACGGCTGATCTGAACGAGCAGGAGGCGCACCTGCTCGCTGTCCTCAGCGGCAAGCGGTTCCTCCAGATGGAGGGCCTCAGTAACGAGGTTCCGTTCTTCATCTATCCCTACGCGCCGGAGGCGTCCCTCGCGGTGGCGCAGGCGAAGAAGCGGATCAAGACAAAGCTCTCGACCCAGCACGGCATCACTGTGCGCGAGGTGAACCTCTATGACCTGTCGGTCGAGATCCTCAAGGAGCGCGGCGTGTGGGAGCGTGTTCTCACGGTCGAGCCCGGTCAGGACAAGGAAGACTTCCGTGAGCTGCTCCAGGGCATGCTCGACCCGCAGCTCCACATTGCGCCGGCGATCCGTGCAAAGATCGAGGACGACGCCTTCGACATCTTCTTCCTCACGGGTATTGGCGAGGTCTTCCCCTACATCCGGTCACACAACGTCCTCAACAACCTCCAGAGCGTCGTGACCGGCAAGCCCATGCTCATGTTCTTCCCCGGCCGATACGAGCAGTCCGACACTCTCGGCTCCTCGCTTGTCCTGTTCGGGCGGCTGAAGGACGACCAGTACTACCGAGCCAAGAACATCTTGGAACAGGAAGCGTGA
- the brxC gene encoding BREX system P-loop protein BrxC, with translation MRLNEIFAKDVQRPIEGVIKADDVAHLGTEVEEYVLTNEAAKGLELLLEAYTNYTNANGVWISGFFGSGKSHLLKMLAHLLGDVEGQDFDRAKVSESFRAKASGAFLPALLTKAERIQAKSLLFNIDQKATLITKDQTDALLKVFVKVFDESRGYYGNQGHVARLERDLDIRGQYGAFKDAFERIAGIPWTQGREQSALEGASIDRAFAEVNGEATNGIIKQYQASYAVSIEDFADEVKGWLDRQPEGYRLNFYVDEVGQFIGSNTHLMLNLQTIAESLNTKCAGRAWVMVTSQEDMDKVVGDRTKQQGNDFSKIQARFQTRVKLTSADVEEVIRKRLLDKNDDGASELKSIYAKESANFKTLFDFVDGAKTYRNYTDEQHFVGTYPFVSYQFPLFQAAIEGISDHNVFEGRNSSVGERSMLGVVQQVAKDIGNVELGTLATFDHMFAGIRASLKSAAQRSIDVAERNLDNKLAIRLLKALFLVKYVESFHATPRNLTVLVYDRFGLDLPALADDVKEALTLLETQTYVQRNGNVYEYLTNEEQVIEEEIKNVDIDASEVSAQLFKILSGDVVKTSKIRYAKNGQDFPFGFKLDDQVHGPQKELSVHFVTPDYPYTPDETRMHSAGKDEVRVILEPDERVLSDLRLLLKTDKYTKRKRTTSLSAIEEQILQSKATLNREREKELVQRIQGAVGKSTLVINAADVAATSTDALGRMTEGFQELISRTYTQLKLLGGVTYSEQQVAGAANPDSGLFDADALLKINQPAEEVLSTILRKDAQGEQVTMKAIVDTFQAKPYGWDLASIEVIVASLIGASKITLTVDGNVLKRSEVATALRNTQKHSHEIVAPQKTFDERKVASFRKFCTDFFDEGNAPKDPLELARHGGDKLKGKLDELKATVSSSKYPFVEQLSGPIGLLEQTVGKSDDWYLNDFNVGDDLLEAKENLIDPIQSFLSGPQRSIYDEGSALLSIHSSNLSYLAPGSDEAVKNALTDRDVFRGNKMALLKHAADDLRSQIDGIVAANRTTVATAIEGRKSELLASVYYAKATSEAQQRVDQRVDQTLARVASESQVALILQIGSNFESSDYPSLLDLLASSPVEPDPDPTPTKQTVSVKTIAVPGASGVLENEADVDKYLAALRRALVQTLNDGKRISL, from the coding sequence ATGCGGCTGAACGAGATCTTCGCCAAGGACGTCCAGCGCCCGATCGAGGGCGTCATCAAGGCGGACGACGTTGCACACCTGGGCACGGAGGTCGAGGAGTACGTCCTCACCAACGAAGCCGCCAAGGGCCTGGAACTCTTGCTCGAGGCGTACACCAACTACACGAACGCCAACGGCGTCTGGATCTCAGGCTTCTTCGGATCCGGCAAGTCGCACCTGTTGAAGATGCTTGCCCACCTCCTCGGTGACGTCGAGGGGCAGGACTTCGACCGGGCCAAGGTGTCGGAGAGCTTCCGCGCCAAGGCCAGCGGCGCCTTCTTGCCGGCGCTTCTCACCAAGGCAGAGCGCATCCAGGCCAAGAGCCTGCTGTTCAACATTGACCAGAAGGCCACGCTGATCACCAAGGACCAGACAGACGCCTTGCTCAAGGTGTTCGTCAAGGTCTTCGACGAGAGCCGGGGCTACTACGGCAACCAGGGTCACGTCGCACGGCTCGAACGCGACCTCGACATCCGCGGTCAGTACGGCGCATTCAAGGACGCGTTCGAGCGGATCGCCGGCATCCCGTGGACGCAGGGCCGCGAGCAAAGCGCGCTGGAAGGCGCAAGCATCGACCGCGCGTTCGCCGAGGTCAACGGCGAAGCCACTAACGGCATCATCAAGCAGTATCAGGCGTCCTACGCCGTCTCCATCGAAGACTTCGCCGACGAGGTCAAGGGGTGGCTCGACAGGCAGCCCGAGGGCTACCGCCTCAACTTCTATGTCGACGAAGTCGGTCAGTTCATCGGCTCGAACACCCACCTGATGCTCAACCTGCAGACGATTGCGGAGAGCCTCAACACCAAGTGCGCCGGACGCGCATGGGTGATGGTGACCTCGCAGGAGGACATGGACAAGGTCGTCGGTGACCGCACCAAGCAGCAAGGCAACGATTTCTCGAAGATCCAGGCGCGCTTCCAGACCCGCGTCAAGCTCACCAGCGCCGATGTCGAGGAGGTCATCCGTAAGCGCCTGCTCGACAAGAACGATGATGGTGCCTCGGAGCTCAAGTCGATCTACGCCAAGGAATCGGCCAACTTCAAGACGCTGTTCGACTTCGTCGACGGCGCGAAGACCTACCGCAACTACACCGACGAGCAGCACTTCGTCGGCACCTACCCCTTCGTGAGCTACCAGTTCCCGCTGTTCCAGGCTGCGATCGAGGGCATCTCCGACCACAACGTCTTCGAGGGCCGCAACAGTTCAGTTGGTGAGCGTTCGATGCTTGGCGTCGTCCAGCAGGTCGCCAAGGACATTGGCAACGTCGAGCTCGGCACGCTGGCCACCTTCGACCACATGTTCGCCGGTATCCGCGCTTCGTTGAAGTCTGCGGCGCAGCGCTCGATCGACGTTGCCGAGCGCAACCTCGACAACAAGCTCGCGATCCGCCTGCTCAAGGCGCTCTTCCTCGTCAAGTACGTCGAGAGCTTCCATGCCACTCCCCGAAACCTGACTGTCCTCGTTTACGACCGCTTCGGACTCGACCTGCCCGCGCTCGCGGATGACGTGAAGGAGGCGTTGACACTCCTGGAGACGCAGACCTACGTCCAGCGCAATGGCAACGTCTACGAGTACCTCACCAACGAAGAGCAGGTCATCGAGGAGGAGATCAAGAACGTCGACATCGACGCCTCCGAGGTCAGCGCCCAGCTCTTCAAGATCCTCTCTGGCGACGTCGTCAAGACCAGCAAGATCCGTTACGCGAAGAACGGGCAGGACTTCCCGTTCGGGTTCAAGCTGGACGACCAGGTCCATGGGCCGCAGAAGGAGCTCTCGGTTCACTTCGTCACCCCGGACTACCCGTACACCCCGGACGAGACGCGGATGCACAGCGCAGGCAAGGACGAGGTGCGGGTCATACTCGAACCCGATGAGCGTGTGCTCTCAGACCTGCGACTGCTGCTCAAGACCGACAAGTACACCAAGCGCAAGCGGACCACCTCGCTCTCGGCGATCGAGGAGCAGATCCTTCAATCGAAGGCGACCCTGAACCGGGAGCGGGAGAAGGAGCTCGTCCAGCGCATTCAGGGTGCTGTGGGCAAGTCCACGCTCGTCATCAACGCCGCCGATGTGGCCGCGACCTCGACCGATGCTCTCGGCCGCATGACCGAGGGGTTCCAGGAGCTCATCAGCCGCACGTACACCCAGCTCAAACTGCTCGGCGGCGTCACCTACAGTGAGCAGCAAGTCGCCGGGGCCGCGAACCCCGACAGCGGCTTGTTCGACGCCGACGCCCTGCTCAAGATCAACCAGCCCGCCGAAGAAGTCCTGTCCACCATTCTCCGCAAGGACGCACAGGGCGAGCAGGTGACGATGAAGGCGATCGTCGATACCTTCCAGGCCAAGCCTTACGGCTGGGATCTCGCCTCGATCGAGGTGATCGTCGCGTCACTGATCGGCGCATCGAAGATCACCCTGACTGTCGACGGCAACGTCCTCAAGCGCAGCGAAGTCGCCACCGCACTGCGCAACACGCAGAAGCACTCGCACGAGATCGTCGCCCCCCAGAAGACCTTCGACGAGCGCAAGGTGGCGAGCTTCCGCAAATTCTGCACTGACTTCTTCGACGAAGGTAATGCGCCGAAGGACCCGTTGGAGCTCGCCCGCCATGGCGGCGACAAACTCAAGGGCAAGCTCGACGAGCTGAAGGCCACCGTGAGCAGCTCCAAGTATCCGTTCGTCGAGCAGCTCAGTGGTCCCATTGGCCTCCTGGAGCAGACCGTCGGCAAGTCCGACGACTGGTACCTCAACGACTTCAACGTCGGCGACGACCTGCTCGAGGCCAAGGAGAATCTCATCGACCCGATTCAGTCGTTCCTCAGCGGACCGCAGCGGTCGATCTACGACGAGGGCTCGGCGCTGCTGTCCATCCATAGCAGCAACCTCAGCTATCTGGCACCGGGCAGCGACGAGGCCGTCAAGAACGCGCTCACGGACCGGGACGTCTTCCGTGGCAACAAGATGGCGCTGCTCAAGCATGCCGCCGACGACCTGCGAAGCCAGATCGACGGCATCGTCGCCGCGAACCGCACGACCGTCGCCACGGCGATCGAGGGACGCAAGTCTGAGCTTCTCGCCAGCGTCTATTACGCCAAGGCGACATCCGAAGCGCAGCAGCGTGTCGACCAGCGTGTCGACCAGACGCTCGCGCGGGTTGCTTCTGAGAGTCAGGTCGCTCTCATCCTCCAGATCGGATCGAACTTCGAGTCGAGCGACTACCCGAGCCTGCTCGACCTTCTGGCCTCATCTCCGGTCGAGCCTGACCCGGACCCCACGCCCACGAAGCAGACCGTGTCTGTGAAGACGATCGCTGTCCCTGGCGCTTCCGGCGTTCTCGAGAACGAAGCAGACGTCGACAAGTACCTCGCCGCCCTGCGCCGTGCGCTCGTCCAGACCCTGAACGACGGAAAGCGAATCTCACTCTGA